The DNA sequence CCGATTTGGGCTTGAAACATGTTTTTGTGCTGACGGGCGGTTATGCCGTTAATCTGATTGACTCATTCCACAAAGAACCGAGATTGAAACATATCTGTGTTAATCATGAACAGGTTGGGGCCATGGCGGCCGAGGCCTACTCTCGTTTTGCCGGTTTTGGCGCTATGATCAGCACTAATGCGCCGGGGGCACTGAATCTGCTTAATGGCATAGATGGCGCGTGGAATGATTCTATTCCCTGTATTTTTATCTGTGGGCAGGTAGTTAGGGAGAGATGGAACCGCAGCAAAGACGTTACTTCACATGGCCGCGAGATTGTAGATATGGTTACCATTGCCGGTTCGGTTACCAAGTATGCCCAATATGTGGAAGACCCGGAGAATATAAAATATTATATGGAGACAGCCGTTTCTATTGCCAACGAAGGCAGACCGGGACCGGTGCTCCTTGAGATTCCTTTGGATGTGCAAAAAGCAAATGTTGAGCCGGAAAAACTGGTTGGTTTTAATCCGGATCCGGATGCGCATTTAAGATTGCAAAAAGTTGGACCGCAAAACCAAGACAAGATTTCCACTAAAATTACAGAAGCTCTGGCAATGATTAAAGAAGCCAAACGTCCAGTTGTTTTGCTGGGCGGCGGGTTAAGACTATCAGGCACAATTGAACAGGCGCGAATATTTATTGAATCTCTCGGCATTCCAACTGTTGCCACTTGGGCCGCTTTTGACAATATGCCGCATAACCATCCGCTTTATCTGGGCAATATTGGCAGTTACGGGAACAGGCGGGCTAATTTTACCGTTCAAAACGCAGATTTGGTTATTGCTCTTGGAGCGCGCTTAAATGTCAGACAAACCGGCGGCAGTCCGAACACATTCGCGCGAGACGCTAAAAAAATCATGGTTGATATTGATGAATTTGAGCTGGCAAGGGCGAGAGTCAAAGTTGACCTGCCAATCAAATGCGATTTGCGTGACTTCTTTGACCTTTTGTTCGGTCAAAACAAATATCTCCCAAAGCTTAATATTGACTGTTGGCGCAATCAAACAACGACTTACAAAATCTTATACACGGAAGTTTTACCTGAATATTATAAGCAAAAAAATTCTGTTAACGTTTATGTTTTTTTAAAAACACTTTCTAATATGATAGATGCTTCTGTTCCGGCAGTTACGGACTGCGGCGGAAACCTTATCTGGACAATGCAGGCCTTTGAGGTAAAAGATGGCCAAAGAGTTTTTTCTAATATGGGTTTGTCGTCCATGGGCTATTCGCTTGCCGCGAGCATCGGTGTTTGCCTTGCCAACGACAAAAAACCAACTGTTTGTATAATCGGAGACGGGGGATTCCAGGTTCACATACAAGAATTGGAAACTATTAAGCGGTTGGGGCTGCCGATTAAAGTTTTTGTTTTGAACAACCACAGCTACGGAATCATTAAGCAGACAATTGAGTCGTGGTTTGGTATTGCAAGCACGGAAGAGCTTGAAAAAAGATGTTTGGCTGTATCATCGCGCGACGGTTATAGTTGTCCTGATTTTTTAAAAGTTGCCCGGGCTTATGGCATTGCCAATCTTAGGATCGGTAGTCATGCCGAAATGGAATCAGGAATAAGAGAAGCTTTGGATTATAATGGTCCAATCGTTTGTGATGTGGTGCTGGATGAACATCAAAAAATCACTCCGCGGCTGGAATTCGGCAATCCGCTTGAAGACCAGCATCCGCTGTTGCCAAGGGAAGAATTAAAAAAGGTTATGCTAATTGATGTTTTGAAAAATAATGAAGAAGAGTGGATGCAGGGGATATAAATACTTTAGACGCCTCACAATAGTGAGGCTTTTTATTTTTTTAAAATATAATACTATTCCATTAAAAACCCCCGCTCGCCATAGAACCTTTTGGGAATTTCGAAAACCTCCAGCGAGGTTTTCTCATCTTTTGTGATTGCCGCCATTTGTCAAGACACTCACTTCGTTCGGTCATTGACAAAACCGTGCTGGCGGCAACCCCAGAAGTCCCAAAAGGCACTATGGCTCGCTAAATTTTTGAAATAATAGATATCGCTAGAGATCCTTTCGTGATTTCTTAAAAGTGTCTTTGGTATCGGCTTGGGGTTTGTAATTTTTGCACCCTTGACACATCGCAAATTCATATGCTAACCTATTACAATATTAGTAACTTTAAAAATCGGGGGTTTTAAATGTTAGAGCAAGCAGCCGAAGGTAACTTACTAATTGAAAGAAAGCCAATTGAGGTCTTGCTTTCAAAAATAGAGAAATTAAAAAAGAGCAAAGAAAAAGAAGTAGCCGATTCGCTAAAAGCAGTAAAGAGAAGATTTCTCATGTGTATTTTTTGGTATACAGGTAAGGAGTATTCTTTAGATTACTTATGTATGGAATATTCTTCTGGTCTTTCGCGCCAAGAAATAATAATACAAGAAGTAATAATAGATGTACTTAGAAAATTTTCAGATCAAGAACTAGTAACTTTAGCGACCCATCTAATCCAGGAATCCGTCAAAAGGACGGATTACATTAAAAAAACCGGAAAAAGGTGTTGGTATTGTCGTTATTTACGCTAGGAATATATTGGTGCTACCTTACTCGGAATTTTGTTTATAGTTTTGGTTTAATAATTAGCAATTTGGACAAATTCAATGTTACTCCCCTCCAAGTACTAGAGGAATTTCTAAACGAGTAGCGTAAAAAACTAGAGTGAGATAGAGTTGTAACAGTGTCTTGACTTGAAAAGAAAAATTATTTACCGCCATTGCTGGCGGTTTTGTTTTTTCAAAACAAATACAAAAATAAAATTGCGCCGGTGAAGTTTAATGCAAGGTCAAATAAACCATCCTTCCATTCGTAATTCACGCTTTTAAGTCTGAATTTACTTTTTATGTATCTTGAAAGCGTCGGAGCAGACGCAATCAAAAACTCCGCCGATTCCCACAAAATGCTGATGATACCAAGACTTATTAAAATCAAACTGACGGAGCTGAAAAAACTTGAGAAAAACATAGCTACAAAAAACCCGCCCAAAAAATGCAATGTCTGGAAAAACCAGTAATGCCGAACACCAAAACCGTAGTACATTCCCACAACCAAATTGAGAACAAAAATACCCAATAGTATGGCAACCGATGCCATCATCGTGGCAAGATTTATGTTTTCCATATTTTTATTATACAAGAATACGAGCTTTCTCAAAAATTACAAACCAAGCTCACCCTCTGATTTTCTTACAACGTCATGCCTTTCTGCAAATTTTCCTCACCGTGCTATTGTTCCTGGCAATTTGCGGTTATCCATTCCCCCTTCGTCTTCTGACTCCGGGGCCCGCAAATTGCCAGCGGAACAATAAACGCCCGGTTCGTTAATTTACTAGTCGGCAGACGAATGACGAAAATCAAGAGGTTTCGCTTGCCTTTGGTTTGTAATTTTTTAGCGAACCATTGTGCCTTTTGTGATTTTTGTGGATAGCAAAATGGAAAAGCGAGGCCATTATGCCTCATAGCACCGTCAAAAGAGTGGATTGTCCCGATTCTGCTTTGCAGAATCGAGGATCCTCGATTTTCATGAATGAAAATCGGGACATGGTTTGCGAGCAGTATAATATTTCCTCACTGCGAGCAAAATCCACGCTTTTGACGGAATGTAGAATTCTCGCTGGGAATTCAAATGGTGATAGGAGGTATAATGGCGAGCTAGTTTTTGAAATTACCAAAAGGCACTATGGCGAGCTGGTTTTTGAATTTGATAAAAATAGTGATTCGTGCTATTTTCAATAACAAGTTTTTTAAAAATTAAATTATAGCCGGAGAGGAGGTGGAATATGGCCGACAAAATTCTTTTTGTTGTAAATAACGTTGATTACATTGACCCGATGGGAGTGATGCTAATGTCGGCCTTGGCCAAACGGGAGGGATTCGCGACATTTCTAACCGTTTTAAGTCAGGACGACTTGGGCGAGGAATTGAAGCGTATTAAACCGGATATAGTCGCGCATTGCAGTGTCAAAACCGGCGAACAACAGTTTTTTCTAAAAGCCAACGACAAAATAAAGGATTATTCAAAAAGCATCGTTACGATAATGGGCGGTCCTCACCCGACCTTCAACCCTGACATTATTGAAGAAAGCCTAATTGATGCCGTTGGTATGGGCGAATGCGATGTTGCCTGGCCCAAACTCCTTAAGGCGTTACGGGACAGAGAAGACACAAGCAACATACCAAATATCTTTACCAGAGATTCCTGGCTTTCTAAATGGAAAAATGAAACTGAAGCAAATCGTAATCGTTTTAGACACAAATTGACCCACCCTTTGGATGGCCTGCCTTTTTATGACAGAGAGATTGTTTACAGTAAAACTCATCTTGGCAAATTTCCAATGCGCTGTTTTATGAGTTCCTGGGGCTGTCCGTTTGAATGCACCTATTGTTTTGAGCCAAAAACGAATGCCCAACAGCGCGGTCTGGGTCCGATATATAGGAGATACTCTCCAAGACGATTATGCGCCGAACTTAAAGAATTAAAAAATAGATATTCCACCCAGTTCATTAAGTTTTATGATGATATGTTCGTTTTGAGCCGGAGCGTTGATCCTTGGCTTGCCGAATTTGCCGAAATTTACCCTCAAGAAGTCGGCTTGCCGTTTTTCTGCTTAACGCGATGTAATGTTTTGACCAGAGAGAATCTTACCGTCCTCAAGAAGGCCGGCCTTCATTCAATAACAATGTCCATTGAGTCAGGTAATGATTATATCAGAGAAAAAGTTATAAAACGCCATATGACTCGGCCTGAAATTGAAGAGGCCTTTGCGCTTTGCAATGAAATGGGCGTAAAAACTTTTGCTAATTCAATTTTGGCTATTCCGGTAAAAAAGGAAATAATGGCCGAACAAGATAAAACCCCGATTGATTACGATTTTGATTCCCTGGAATTGAATCTCAAATCAAGAGTTACTTTTGGAGAATTTTCGCCGGTATATCCCTACCCAGGCTGTGAGCTTTCAGAATATGTAGTGGAAAACGGCTGGTTTGACTATACTGACTTTGGAAAACTTCACGCGAGTTATCAAAACGAGAGTCCGTTAAATTGTTTTACCCCACTGGAAAAAAGAATGCAAAGCAACATGTCGTTGCTGGGAACGGTATTTCTCGCTTTCCCGTTCTTATATTCCAGGAAATTTGCCGAATTTCTGTTCAAACTGCCGCTGGCAAAACTTTATTTTATTTTATACTTTTTCGTTAAGGGTTATCTAAATGTTTTCAAAATATATCCGATGAAATTTTCAGTTGTTAGCCTTTTGTTAAATATCCGCAGAAGCATAGCGTTAGAGTACAAGAAACATGCTCCCGGCGAGCGTATTTATGAATCCAAGAGGACCATGTCTCAAGCGACTACGCCCATGCTTGGCGGTTTGCCGCAAGGCGGACTGATACCTCCACCGCCAAAGCCAAAAAAGAAAGACGACATTTTTAAGATAATTGATTAAACAAAGACCCAGATCGGGTCTTTTAATTTAGCAAGGGGGTTGACCCCGCACCTTTTCAGCACAATAATCACAGCATGCACTGGTTATACATAATTAAAAGTAAGGAAAATGGAGAATTATATATCGGCAGCACAGGAAATTTAGTGAAAAGACTGGCCGAACATAATACTGGCAAATCTAGAGCTACGACCAGATATAAACCATGGTTTTTTGTTTATATTGAAGGCTATTTTTCTAAGGATGATGCCTTGCATCGCGAACGGAATCTGAAATACTTTGGCAAAGTCTATGCCCAATTAAAAAGACGTATTAAAAATAGCCTTCAGGGTGCTGAAAAGGTGCGGGGTTGACTTTGTATTCCATTTTGATTTACTGGTTATAAATATCAAGGTTCTTTTAAATAAAATAAAAAAGGAGACAAATTGTGTCTGACGAAAAAAATGCCATTCCTCTCCAATCGAAAATCAAGCGGGTGACCATTAAAACCTTGCATGACATGAAGAAAAAAAGACCGGAGCCGGAAATTATTTGTGCTTTGAGCATCTATGATTCTTTACATGCCCGGCTATTTGACAGGGCTGGCGGAGATATGATTATTGTCGGCGATTCTGTAGGTATGACTTTGCAGGGTAGAGCTAACACCCTGCCGGTAACAATGGATGAAATGGTTATGTTTACCCAAGCTGTAAGAAGGGGCACGGATAGATTATTTGTTGTTGGTGATATGCCCTTGGGTTCGTATGAGGTTTCAAACGAAGAAGCGGTGCGTAATGCTTTGCGCTTTGTCAAAGAAGCGGGTTGTAACGCAGTGAAGGTGGAAACCAATCTTGATTACATTGACCGCATCAGAGTTATTGCCAGCGCCTGTTTGGTGGTGGCGCATATCGGTTTAAATCCCAACAAAGCCGAGATGCTTGGAGGTTACAGGACGCAAGGTAAGACAAGAGAAAGCTTTTTGGAATTAAGCAAGGTAATTGTTGAAGCTGAAAAAGCGGGTGCCTGTATAATTTTAATAGAATCGGTTACGGAAGAAATAGCCGAAATGCTAAAGTCCAAAGTTAATATTCCAGTATTTGGCATTGCCGCCGGTCGCAAGCTTGATGGCCAGCTTGTCATCAGTTCTGATTTACTTGGATTTTTCGAATGGCCGGGCAACCCCCCGATTCACTTTGAAAAATATCTTACAGAAAGACAGGGCATTACGATCGGTGATGTTACCCTGGATGCTTTTCGCTGGTATGTCAAAGCCGTAAAGGAAAAAAGATTTCCAAGCGACAAACATGTCCATCACATTTCAGCCGACGAGTTAAGTCAAGTGTTACAAACCAATAACAATTCATCAGCCTAAGACCGTCTTAACGGTCTTTATTTTTAGCCGTGCGATTGATTTTCAGAGAATATTGTGTTATTCAATATGCAGAAAACGAGAACTTTAAAAACGTTATCATCTACCACAAGAAGGGGGATTATGCTATTTATTAGAATGAAACACAAACAGCGATGGAAAAAATGAAACCAACATTAACCGTAATAATGCCGGCCTACAATGAGCTTAAAAATCTTAGGGGGGCTTTTATAAGCGCAACCGGGGCCCTTAAAATAGCCGGTATTTCTGATTACGAAATAATAATCATAACCAACACGAAGCGTGATGGTAGCCACGACGGTACGCCGTATGTTGCCGAACAAATCGTGAAGGAAGATTCCAGGGTTAGGCATATTCATAACAACTCTTACGTGGGCTTGGGTTTTAAATTTAGACAAGGCATTGGAGATGCCCGGAAGAGCTTCATAACTTGGGTGCCGGGCGATAATGAAAATATTGAGGAGTCCGTTGCCGGCATCTTCAGACATATCGGCGAAGCCGATATGATTACCAGTTATACTTCCAACACTCAAGTCAGGAAATGGAAAAGACGTTTTGTGTCCAGATGTTTTACTGAGTTTTGTAATTTGCTGTTTGGTTTGAGATTGAAGTATTACAACGGTATTTGTATTTATCCGACGAAACTACTCCAAAAAGTGCCGACGAAGTCCGATAATTTTGCATACATGGCCGAGATTATTATTTACTTGGTCAAATCCGGAGTTAGATACAAAGAGGTTCCAATGGAAATCAAACCCACTGCAATCTCATCTTCCTTTAAGTTAAAAAGTGTTTTTGAAGCTTTGGGCACTATCGCTTTGTTATTTTGGAATATTCATTTTAAGAGGACAAGGATTAAAATTGGTTCAATAAATTAAATTCAATCGGATTATATCCGATTTTTTATTGTGAAATAATTTTGCATGTGCTAAGTTGAACTTATGAATTGTATTATTTGCGGCGGAACTTCCCCGCGTTTTTTTAGGGAAAAAGATGGCTGGCAGTTAGTCGAATGTCCCAATGACGGGCTTATTTACGTTGATCCGCAGCCAACCGTGGAACAATTAACGGAATTTTATAATTCGGGAAAGTACTTTCATTCTGATGATCATGGGGTGGGGTATAAAGATTATATCCGAGAAAAATTTTTTATAAACCTCGGGCATAAGCCAATACTTCGCAAGATTTCAAAATATTTTTCAAAGCTGAATAAAAAAGAAGGAGCTCCACGCAAATTATTGGATGTCGGTGCCGCATATGGTTTTTTCGTTGAGTTGGCTTCAAAGTACGGGTTTGAAGCTATGGGAAACGACATAACGCGGGAAGCGGTGGATTATGCAAAGAGCCGCAATGTAAACGTGGTTTTGGGCAAAACCAAAGAGCTTAATTTTCCGGACGGTTCTTTTGATGTTGTGACAGTTTTGGGGGTTATTGAGCATTGGTATGATCCCAAGGAAGAGTTATCGGAAATACGAAGAATTCTCAAAGTGGGGGGTCTACTAGTTGTTTTAACATTGGATACCGGAAACTTTTTAGGGAGAGGTGCGGTTAAAGTGCCGGAACACGTATTCTATTTTTCAAAAAGAAACCTAATCAGGTTTTTATCAGATTGCGGTTTTAAAACCATTAAAACTTCAATCAACTGTACCTTTTTCAGTGTTGAAGAATTCTTCTTCCATTTATTTGGGCGTTTTTTCAAAAACGATAGTTTTGGTTGGTTG is a window from the Candidatus Yanofskybacteria bacterium genome containing:
- a CDS encoding thiamine pyrophosphate-binding protein, translating into MKLSDYVIHFLADLGLKHVFVLTGGYAVNLIDSFHKEPRLKHICVNHEQVGAMAAEAYSRFAGFGAMISTNAPGALNLLNGIDGAWNDSIPCIFICGQVVRERWNRSKDVTSHGREIVDMVTIAGSVTKYAQYVEDPENIKYYMETAVSIANEGRPGPVLLEIPLDVQKANVEPEKLVGFNPDPDAHLRLQKVGPQNQDKISTKITEALAMIKEAKRPVVLLGGGLRLSGTIEQARIFIESLGIPTVATWAAFDNMPHNHPLYLGNIGSYGNRRANFTVQNADLVIALGARLNVRQTGGSPNTFARDAKKIMVDIDEFELARARVKVDLPIKCDLRDFFDLLFGQNKYLPKLNIDCWRNQTTTYKILYTEVLPEYYKQKNSVNVYVFLKTLSNMIDASVPAVTDCGGNLIWTMQAFEVKDGQRVFSNMGLSSMGYSLAASIGVCLANDKKPTVCIIGDGGFQVHIQELETIKRLGLPIKVFVLNNHSYGIIKQTIESWFGIASTEELEKRCLAVSSRDGYSCPDFLKVARAYGIANLRIGSHAEMESGIREALDYNGPIVCDVVLDEHQKITPRLEFGNPLEDQHPLLPREELKKVMLIDVLKNNEEEWMQGI
- a CDS encoding B12-binding domain-containing radical SAM protein, which encodes MADKILFVVNNVDYIDPMGVMLMSALAKREGFATFLTVLSQDDLGEELKRIKPDIVAHCSVKTGEQQFFLKANDKIKDYSKSIVTIMGGPHPTFNPDIIEESLIDAVGMGECDVAWPKLLKALRDREDTSNIPNIFTRDSWLSKWKNETEANRNRFRHKLTHPLDGLPFYDREIVYSKTHLGKFPMRCFMSSWGCPFECTYCFEPKTNAQQRGLGPIYRRYSPRRLCAELKELKNRYSTQFIKFYDDMFVLSRSVDPWLAEFAEIYPQEVGLPFFCLTRCNVLTRENLTVLKKAGLHSITMSIESGNDYIREKVIKRHMTRPEIEEAFALCNEMGVKTFANSILAIPVKKEIMAEQDKTPIDYDFDSLELNLKSRVTFGEFSPVYPYPGCELSEYVVENGWFDYTDFGKLHASYQNESPLNCFTPLEKRMQSNMSLLGTVFLAFPFLYSRKFAEFLFKLPLAKLYFILYFFVKGYLNVFKIYPMKFSVVSLLLNIRRSIALEYKKHAPGERIYESKRTMSQATTPMLGGLPQGGLIPPPPKPKKKDDIFKIID
- a CDS encoding GIY-YIG nuclease family protein codes for the protein MHWLYIIKSKENGELYIGSTGNLVKRLAEHNTGKSRATTRYKPWFFVYIEGYFSKDDALHRERNLKYFGKVYAQLKRRIKNSLQGAEKVRG
- the panB gene encoding 3-methyl-2-oxobutanoate hydroxymethyltransferase; amino-acid sequence: MSDEKNAIPLQSKIKRVTIKTLHDMKKKRPEPEIICALSIYDSLHARLFDRAGGDMIIVGDSVGMTLQGRANTLPVTMDEMVMFTQAVRRGTDRLFVVGDMPLGSYEVSNEEAVRNALRFVKEAGCNAVKVETNLDYIDRIRVIASACLVVAHIGLNPNKAEMLGGYRTQGKTRESFLELSKVIVEAEKAGACIILIESVTEEIAEMLKSKVNIPVFGIAAGRKLDGQLVISSDLLGFFEWPGNPPIHFEKYLTERQGITIGDVTLDAFRWYVKAVKEKRFPSDKHVHHISADELSQVLQTNNNSSA
- a CDS encoding glycosyltransferase, producing the protein MEKMKPTLTVIMPAYNELKNLRGAFISATGALKIAGISDYEIIIITNTKRDGSHDGTPYVAEQIVKEDSRVRHIHNNSYVGLGFKFRQGIGDARKSFITWVPGDNENIEESVAGIFRHIGEADMITSYTSNTQVRKWKRRFVSRCFTEFCNLLFGLRLKYYNGICIYPTKLLQKVPTKSDNFAYMAEIIIYLVKSGVRYKEVPMEIKPTAISSSFKLKSVFEALGTIALLFWNIHFKRTRIKIGSIN
- a CDS encoding methyltransferase domain-containing protein — its product is MNCIICGGTSPRFFREKDGWQLVECPNDGLIYVDPQPTVEQLTEFYNSGKYFHSDDHGVGYKDYIREKFFINLGHKPILRKISKYFSKLNKKEGAPRKLLDVGAAYGFFVELASKYGFEAMGNDITREAVDYAKSRNVNVVLGKTKELNFPDGSFDVVTVLGVIEHWYDPKEELSEIRRILKVGGLLVVLTLDTGNFLGRGAVKVPEHVFYFSKRNLIRFLSDCGFKTIKTSINCTFFSVEEFFFHLFGRFFKNDSFGWLEKLLVGLAQKTRLDKVPLPVIDGQILFICRKEGSAK